A part of Citrifermentans bremense genomic DNA contains:
- a CDS encoding TFIIB-type zinc ribbon-containing protein yields MKCPVCTGVDLKIAERQGVEIDYCPDCRGVWLDRGELDKIIERSQPQTVQSTISQQPQQDGYRPQYHDKHHDDHGHGVHGYHRKKSWLSELFD; encoded by the coding sequence ATGAAATGTCCCGTATGCACAGGAGTAGACCTTAAGATCGCCGAGCGACAGGGTGTGGAAATCGACTACTGCCCGGATTGTCGTGGAGTTTGGCTTGATCGGGGGGAGTTGGACAAGATAATAGAGCGCTCTCAACCGCAAACCGTGCAGTCTACCATCAGCCAGCAGCCACAACAAGACGGGTACCGGCCGCAATACCATGACAAACACCACGATGACCACGGTCATGGGGTGCATGGATACCACAGGAAAAAGTCGTGGCTGTCCGAACTATTTGACTGA
- a CDS encoding DMT family transporter codes for MQSIYAARAESRRGLILIMLAAVLWGTVGISTKTIYRVAAADPLSIGFFRLAISLPVLFPVCWARQGKKMLQVSRGDLGLMTLIGLLTALYQVCFFAAIARTGVAVATVVTLCTAPVMVAVISVAATRKRPSRPTLVALVGALSGTAVLVFFQDHSALSGADTGGIVLALVSALSYGLVTLASQKLAARCDPFQSLAISFSIGAAVLFGFTQGMAATYTPLAWMLLVYLGTIPTALAYVLFFKGMRSTSATAASISTLLEPLVATSLAWILFGERFTPVGILGIALLGGSLLLLYLGARAPVRKAGRGAVRTDFS; via the coding sequence ATGCAGTCGATATACGCTGCCCGCGCCGAGTCGCGCCGCGGGCTCATTCTGATTATGCTCGCCGCAGTCCTTTGGGGGACTGTCGGTATTTCGACAAAAACCATCTACCGCGTGGCCGCGGCCGATCCTCTCTCGATCGGATTCTTCCGGCTCGCCATCTCCCTCCCGGTGCTGTTCCCGGTCTGCTGGGCCAGGCAGGGTAAAAAGATGCTGCAGGTTTCCCGTGGCGACCTGGGGCTGATGACGCTGATCGGGCTCCTGACCGCGCTGTATCAGGTCTGCTTCTTCGCTGCCATCGCGCGTACCGGGGTGGCTGTCGCGACAGTCGTCACCCTTTGTACGGCTCCGGTCATGGTTGCCGTCATCTCGGTCGCTGCTACCAGGAAGAGACCTTCCAGGCCGACCTTGGTGGCCTTGGTAGGTGCTCTTTCCGGCACGGCCGTCCTGGTTTTCTTTCAGGATCACTCCGCACTCTCCGGAGCGGATACCGGTGGCATCGTGCTTGCCCTGGTATCCGCCTTGAGCTATGGGCTGGTCACCCTTGCCTCGCAGAAACTGGCCGCGCGCTGCGACCCCTTTCAGTCCCTTGCCATCAGCTTCAGCATCGGCGCCGCGGTGCTATTCGGTTTCACTCAAGGGATGGCAGCGACTTATACGCCTTTGGCCTGGATGCTGCTCGTCTACCTTGGCACGATACCGACGGCTCTGGCCTACGTTCTCTTCTTCAAAGGGATGCGTTCCACTTCCGCAACAGCAGCCAGTATCAGCACGCTCCTGGAGCCTTTGGTGGCGACTTCGCTGGCCTGGATCCTCTTCGGGGAGCGTTTCACCCCTGTGGGGATTCTTGGCATTGCCTTACTGGGGGGATCTCTGCTGCTTTTGTACCTGGGTGCCAGGGCACCCGTGCGAAAGGCGGGTAGGGGGGCGGTGAGAACGGACTTTTCCTGA
- a CDS encoding choice-of-anchor N protein: MKKFIMTTVLALTMIATQAFAIPNLQLYIPGATYTDETWVISSNSFELWVIGNAKFQPISDVYLAAAYATGETGTISITPTGSLTPLATAYSGGDGSVPLLGDGSKLAPHEPWGPGTSWYSFLLGDFTSNADTIYDYTNGTSDQGTGQINKYNVDVTGYASGLHFDAYDHIESKNHTKYIFAPFSHDGENGANPVPEPGTVVLLGAGLLSLAIYGKRRRNP; the protein is encoded by the coding sequence ATGAAAAAATTCATAATGACAACTGTGCTGGCGCTGACCATGATAGCAACGCAGGCTTTTGCTATCCCCAACCTGCAGCTGTACATTCCAGGGGCGACATATACCGACGAAACCTGGGTCATCAGCAGCAACAGCTTCGAACTGTGGGTGATCGGCAACGCCAAGTTCCAGCCGATCTCCGACGTGTACCTGGCCGCCGCATACGCGACCGGAGAGACCGGAACCATCAGCATCACCCCTACCGGCAGCCTCACTCCCCTTGCGACGGCTTATAGCGGCGGCGACGGGTCCGTGCCTCTTTTGGGTGACGGCAGCAAGCTGGCGCCCCATGAGCCCTGGGGCCCGGGAACCAGCTGGTACTCCTTCCTCCTGGGAGATTTCACCTCCAATGCGGACACCATTTACGATTACACCAACGGTACTTCGGACCAGGGCACAGGTCAGATCAACAAGTACAACGTCGACGTCACCGGTTACGCAAGCGGGCTGCACTTCGACGCTTACGACCACATCGAAAGCAAAAACCACACTAAATACATCTTCGCACCGTTCTCCCACGACGGAGAGAACGGCGCGAACCCGGTTCCGGAACCGGGCACCGTGGTCCTTCTGGGCGCTGGCCTTCTCAGCCTCGCGATCTACGGGAAACGTCGTCGCAACCCTTAA
- a CDS encoding PGPGW domain-containing protein translates to MPAKSLNMLKRFFVAFIGQTLVAVGSAMIVMPGPAIVMDPRRIWGTGELISLGTVPVEAISRRDLTP, encoded by the coding sequence ATGCCGGCAAAATCGCTCAACATGCTGAAGCGGTTCTTCGTCGCTTTCATTGGTCAAACGCTGGTCGCCGTCGGCAGTGCCATGATCGTAATGCCCGGTCCTGCAATCGTCATGGATCCACGTCGCATTTGGGGTACTGGCGAGCTAATTAGCCTGGGCACGGTGCCTGTTGAGGCAATTTCGCGAAGAGATCTGACGCCTTAG
- a CDS encoding cation-translocating P-type ATPase has product MAVLMERHNSAGLTSGEAAQILAEEGPNELPSSGPRGNLRIALDVMREPMFLLLVACGAIYLLVGDMQEALMLLAFILFVMGITLYQERKTERALEALRDLSSPRALVIRDEVQKRIAGREVVRGDIVILAEGDRVPADALVLDCTNLSTDESLLTGESVAVRKRPGDASTPSVPPGGDDIPYVFSGSLVVSGQGIARVTATGKQSAIGRIGIALQEVSDEDSLLQQETGRLVRFLASVVMALCAVLIVTYGLTRGAWLDGVLAGLTLAMAVMPNELPVVLTIFLALGAWRLSRTQVLTRRSPVVETLGSATVLCVDKTGTLTQNRMTVTALHANGIFCPIGDFRNAPPPDIFHDLVEFSILASQRDPFDPMERAIKEFGEAYLAHTEHLHGDWSLEKEYPLSPALLAMSHVWRAPAGKEYVIAAKGAPEAVADLCHFNEQQQGEMMSAVTRMADDGLRILGVARSNFQQKGLPGEQHDFTFEFLGLVGLADPVRPTVAPALADCYRAGIRMVIITGDYTGTAKSIARQIGLKDLDQVITGQELDQMGETELSERIRTVNIFARVVPEQKLRLVQALKANGEIVAMTGDGVNDAPALKAAHIGIAMGGRGTDVAREASDMVLLDDDFASIVRAVKMGRRIFDNLKKAMAYLLAIHVPIAGMSLIPVFFNWPLLFMPIHIAFLHLIIDPACSIVYEVEPAEAEVMDRPPRDPNEPLFNRSVLFLSTLQGIGVLLVLLTVFGVCLGRGQGEYEARTLAFMTLIIANLGLMMTNRSWSATMGTLLKAPNSAQWWVTGGAVTFLTIVLNVPMAREVFRFGAVHPLDVAITLSAGIFSVIWFELFKVLYLRSHR; this is encoded by the coding sequence ATGGCTGTGCTGATGGAACGACATAATTCTGCCGGGCTCACCTCGGGGGAGGCGGCGCAGATTCTCGCGGAAGAGGGCCCAAACGAGCTCCCTTCTTCGGGGCCACGGGGCAACCTCCGCATCGCCCTAGACGTCATGCGGGAACCTATGTTCCTGCTGCTAGTCGCCTGCGGCGCTATCTACCTGTTGGTCGGGGACATGCAGGAAGCGCTGATGCTCTTGGCCTTCATTCTTTTCGTCATGGGCATCACCCTTTACCAGGAGCGGAAAACCGAGCGCGCCCTGGAAGCGCTCCGAGACCTTTCCAGCCCCCGTGCCTTGGTAATTCGCGATGAAGTCCAGAAACGGATTGCCGGTCGCGAGGTGGTTCGCGGCGACATCGTCATTCTTGCCGAGGGGGACCGGGTGCCCGCCGATGCCCTTGTGCTCGACTGCACCAACCTGTCTACTGATGAATCGCTGCTGACCGGCGAATCGGTGGCAGTCCGGAAACGTCCGGGCGATGCTTCAACGCCCTCAGTTCCGCCGGGTGGCGACGACATACCGTACGTGTTTTCCGGTTCACTGGTCGTAAGCGGCCAGGGGATCGCACGGGTTACCGCCACCGGCAAGCAGAGCGCCATCGGCAGGATAGGTATTGCGTTGCAGGAGGTCTCGGACGAAGATAGCCTGCTCCAGCAGGAGACTGGACGGCTGGTGCGCTTTCTCGCCAGTGTGGTCATGGCACTGTGCGCCGTCCTGATCGTCACCTATGGCCTTACCCGTGGAGCCTGGCTTGACGGCGTGCTGGCCGGGCTTACCCTTGCCATGGCAGTCATGCCCAACGAACTGCCGGTGGTCCTGACCATCTTCCTCGCCTTGGGGGCCTGGCGGCTCTCCCGTACCCAGGTCCTCACCCGGCGGTCGCCGGTGGTTGAGACCCTCGGTTCGGCCACAGTACTCTGCGTCGACAAGACCGGCACTCTGACCCAGAACCGGATGACCGTCACAGCCCTGCACGCCAACGGCATTTTCTGCCCGATCGGGGATTTTCGCAACGCTCCTCCGCCGGACATCTTCCACGACCTTGTCGAATTCAGCATCCTTGCCAGCCAGCGTGACCCGTTCGACCCCATGGAGCGGGCAATCAAGGAGTTCGGCGAGGCATACCTTGCCCACACCGAACATCTGCACGGCGACTGGTCTCTGGAAAAGGAATATCCGCTTTCTCCGGCACTGCTGGCCATGTCCCATGTCTGGCGGGCGCCGGCAGGAAAAGAGTACGTAATCGCCGCCAAGGGGGCACCTGAGGCTGTGGCGGACCTTTGTCATTTCAACGAGCAGCAACAAGGTGAAATGATGAGTGCAGTTACCCGGATGGCCGACGACGGGTTGCGCATACTCGGGGTGGCCCGCTCGAACTTCCAGCAAAAAGGGCTTCCTGGGGAACAGCACGATTTCACCTTCGAGTTTCTTGGACTGGTCGGACTGGCCGATCCGGTGCGGCCCACGGTTGCGCCAGCCCTTGCCGACTGTTACCGCGCTGGCATCAGGATGGTGATCATCACTGGCGATTATACGGGCACAGCAAAGAGCATTGCCCGGCAGATCGGCTTGAAGGATTTGGATCAAGTGATAACGGGCCAGGAATTAGATCAGATGGGTGAGACCGAATTAAGTGAGCGAATTCGAACTGTCAATATTTTTGCCAGAGTAGTTCCTGAACAGAAACTGCGTTTAGTGCAGGCGCTCAAGGCTAACGGCGAGATCGTCGCTATGACCGGCGACGGAGTCAACGATGCCCCGGCGCTGAAAGCCGCGCATATCGGCATTGCCATGGGCGGGAGGGGGACAGACGTGGCGCGGGAGGCATCAGACATGGTGCTTCTGGACGATGACTTCGCCTCTATCGTCCGAGCGGTCAAAATGGGACGGCGGATCTTCGACAATCTGAAGAAGGCTATGGCCTACCTGCTGGCCATACATGTGCCTATCGCAGGCATGTCGCTCATCCCGGTCTTCTTCAACTGGCCGCTTCTGTTCATGCCGATCCATATCGCATTTCTCCACCTGATCATCGATCCGGCCTGCTCCATCGTCTACGAAGTTGAACCGGCCGAGGCCGAGGTAATGGACCGTCCCCCGCGCGACCCCAATGAACCTCTCTTCAACCGGAGCGTTCTGTTTTTGAGCACGCTTCAGGGGATTGGAGTCCTACTGGTATTACTCACGGTCTTTGGCGTCTGCCTGGGCCGTGGGCAGGGAGAATACGAAGCGCGTACTCTAGCCTTCATGACCCTGATCATCGCCAATCTAGGGTTGATGATGACCAATCGGTCCTGGTCGGCGACCATGGGAACCCTGCTGAAAGCGCCAAATTCTGCACAATGGTGGGTCACCGGTGGGGCAGTGACGTTTCTGACAATTGTGCTGAATGTCCCTATGGCCAGAGAAGTATTCCGCTTCGGTGCAGTTCATCCGCTGGACGTTGCCATAACATTATCAGCAGGTATTTTCAGCGTCATCTGGTTTGAGCTCTTCAAAGTTCTCTATCTGAGGAGTCACAGATAA